A window of the Cryptosporangium phraense genome harbors these coding sequences:
- a CDS encoding flagellar basal body-associated FliL family protein — MADKDDEAKGEGKKKGGSKKLLIIIVAAVVVLIGGGAGAYFAFFAGSGTTDAHPEPTPSAVVVADAITVNLADGHYLKIAIGLQTTTNAAETVDTSKALDLVISQFSNLEVAELSTNKQREAEKAELTEKVVKAYTEEKKEYVMAVYFTEFVIQ, encoded by the coding sequence ATGGCAGATAAGGACGACGAGGCGAAGGGCGAAGGCAAGAAGAAGGGTGGCAGCAAGAAGCTGCTCATCATCATCGTCGCCGCGGTCGTCGTGCTCATCGGTGGCGGTGCCGGTGCCTACTTCGCGTTCTTCGCCGGGTCCGGGACGACGGACGCCCATCCCGAACCGACGCCGAGCGCGGTCGTCGTCGCCGACGCGATCACCGTCAACCTCGCTGACGGGCATTACCTGAAGATCGCGATCGGCCTCCAGACCACGACCAACGCGGCCGAGACGGTCGACACGAGCAAAGCGCTGGACCTCGTGATCTCGCAGTTCAGCAACCTCGAGGTAGCCGAGCTCTCGACCAACAAACAGCGGGAAGCGGAAAAGGCCGAGCTGACCGAGAAGGTCGTCAAGGCCTACACCGAGGAGAAGAAAGAGTACGTAATGGCGGTGTATTTCACCGAGTTCGTCATACAGTGA